The sequence CGTAGGGCAGGCGCCAGAAATAATCGACCTGCTTCCCGCCGTAATACGGGCCCTGATAATCGTAGCTCCAGGGCCGGCCATAATAGCCCGGCAAAGTGTTGGAGCCGGGCAGGAGCGGCGTGCCCGGCAGGTTGCGGATGTAGCTGCCGATGCCATAGGCCGGCGAGATCAGTGCATCCGGATCGGTCTCGACATAGACCTGTGGCGGGTCCTGCGGCGGCACGGCAACGCGCCGCTTCGCCGTCGCCGGCAGATCGGCGGCGAGCGCGCTTGAAACCGTCAGCATCGCCGCAAGGGCAGGTACCATCCAGCGCAGCATTCGTCGGCTCCGAATCAAAGGGGCGATCCAGGGACGATGTATGCGGCAGATATGGTTAATGACTGTTAACTGGCGGTCGCCAAAGCGGCCGTCATTCCGGGATGGTCCGAAGGACCAGACCCGGAATCTCGAGGTTCCGGGTTCGGTGCTCTGCACCGCCCCGGAACGACGGAGAAGATTAAGCTCCCAGCGCCTGCTCGAGATCCGCGATCAGATCTTCCTTGTCCTCGATGCCGATCGAGAGCCGCACCACGTCGGGGCCGGCGCCGGACTTCACCTTCGCCGCGTCGTCGAGCTGGCTGTGGGTGGTCGAGGCCGGGTGGATCACCAGCGAGCGGGTGTCGCCGACATTGGCGAGGTGCGAGAACAGCTGCAGCTTCGACACCAGGTTGACGCCGGCGTCATAGCCGCCCTTCAGGCTGAAGGTGAACACCGCGCCCGCGCCCTTCGGCGCGTATTTGCGCGCGAGCTGGTTGTACTTGTCGCTCGGCAGGCCCGCATAGCTCACCGAGGCCACCGCCGGATGGCCGGCAAGGAATTCGGCGACTGCCTTGGCGTTTTCGCAGTGCTTCTGCATGCGCAGCGGCAGCGTCTCGATGCCGGTCAGGATCATGAAGGCGTTGAAGGGCGACAGGGCAGGGCCGAGATCGCGCAGGCCGAGCACGCGGCAGGCGATCGCGAAAGCGAAATTGCCGAAGGTCTCCTGGAGACGGATGCCGTGATATTCCGGCCGCGGCTCCGACAGCATCGGGTATTTGCCGCCCGTGGACCAATCGAAAGTGCCGGCATCGACGATGATGCCGCCGAGCGAATTGCCGTGGCCGCCCAAAAATTTCGTCAGCGAGTGCACGACGATGTCGGCGCCGTGGTCGATCGGGCGGATCAGGTAGGGCGAGGCCAGCGTGTTGTCGACGATCAGCGGCACGCCCGCCTTGCGCGCGACCGTCGAGATCGCCTCGATGTCGGTGATGCTGCCGGCGGGGTTCGCTATGGACTCGATGAAGATCGCCTTGGTGCGCGGCGTCACCGCGCGCTCGAAGCTTGTGATGTCATCCGGACCGGCCCATACAACGTTCCAGCCAAAGCTCTTGAACGCATGCGTGAACTGGTTGATCGAGCCGCCATAGAGTTTTCGCGCCGCGATGAACTCGTCGCCAGGCTGGAGCAATTGCTGCAGGATCACGACCTGCGCGGCGTGGCCCGAAGCAACGGCCAGCGCAGCCGTACCGCCTTCGAGCGCGGCAACGCGCTCTTCCAGCACGGCATTGGTCGGGTTGCCGATGCGGGTATAGATGTTGCCGAACGCCTGCAGGCCGAACAGCGAGGCGGCGTGGTCGGCGTCATTGAAGACAAATGATGTCGTTTGATAAATCGGAGTCGCGCGCGCACCGGTGGTCGGATCGGGTTGCGCACCGGCATGCACGGCGAGGGTTGAAAATCCCGGAAGGCGATCGCTCATTGAGGCGTCCTGTTCTCTTGGTCTGAAATCGCGCGGCATGCTGATGGGCGGGGCGCCCGCCGTCAAGGCGCCGCTTCACATCAGGATCGTTTGGGAATGATCGTGCTACGCATAGTCGCGTCTGCGAAACGAAACCTTCGCAATTGCGTCAGCTTTGCTCGGTCTTGTTTTTCGCGGCGCGATCGGATGCGGCGGTATCGCCGCCGCCGACGCTCATCCGATTGAGGGATAGCCGCATGCCCTGTGTGGGTGCGGGCGCGCGTTTGGAGCTCAGCGTGCGCGAATTCACGCCCATCCAGGATATTTCGGACGACAGGCGGCCATATTCGATCTTGGGGCAGCGGTTCATGA is a genomic window of Bradyrhizobium sp. CB1717 containing:
- a CDS encoding O-acetylhomoserine aminocarboxypropyltransferase translates to MSDRLPGFSTLAVHAGAQPDPTTGARATPIYQTTSFVFNDADHAASLFGLQAFGNIYTRIGNPTNAVLEERVAALEGGTAALAVASGHAAQVVILQQLLQPGDEFIAARKLYGGSINQFTHAFKSFGWNVVWAGPDDITSFERAVTPRTKAIFIESIANPAGSITDIEAISTVARKAGVPLIVDNTLASPYLIRPIDHGADIVVHSLTKFLGGHGNSLGGIIVDAGTFDWSTGGKYPMLSEPRPEYHGIRLQETFGNFAFAIACRVLGLRDLGPALSPFNAFMILTGIETLPLRMQKHCENAKAVAEFLAGHPAVASVSYAGLPSDKYNQLARKYAPKGAGAVFTFSLKGGYDAGVNLVSKLQLFSHLANVGDTRSLVIHPASTTHSQLDDAAKVKSGAGPDVVRLSIGIEDKEDLIADLEQALGA